In Helianthus annuus cultivar XRQ/B chromosome 8, HanXRQr2.0-SUNRISE, whole genome shotgun sequence, a single genomic region encodes these proteins:
- the LOC118481046 gene encoding chromatin modification-related protein EAF7-like, translating to MLVAVVESHLKMNIHAAFDEIDVMRANERRLERERQMAEEANLKNKGIVEEVDIVDASSSQPEVGGSSSQLDIEMTEEVEVQEQEIVEDDQEMVEAKAEEPHEPEYLIVGEPSEPIIAENVLRRVEIIQRRRRAREVLLLEYTTDKFLLVGNAYPVPYNSKEVANLLKFMDLKRKGRIARGEVVDEDSDRELFGDDEEEEEDDSNDKDDKTDDKSDKDDKGDDNNDQGASGLLISEPNVQERVDELMNNEINEQEDEVDHETSSSGKQPVDQVFLSNPTVIFLSGKQQGEVEVKRTRAEMLEELGLEDGKFKFDIEDEIPHSPAKDFEPRYPHEADHYDEVMIESASDSEEDSVDFHYEGKE from the exons ATGCTGGTTGCTGTGGTTGAAAGTCATTTGAAGATGAACATTCATGCTGCATTTGATGAAATTGATGTAATGAGAGCTAATGAAAGAAGATTGGAACGTGAACGTCAAATGGCTGAAGAAGCAAACCTAAAGAACAAAGGGATAGTTGAAGAGGTTGATATAGTTGATGCATCTTCAAGTCAACCAGAGGTTGGAGGTTCTTCTTCGCAACTTGATATTGAAATGACTGAAGAGGTTGAGGTTCAAGAACAAGAAATTGTTGAAGACGATCAAGAGATGGTGGAAGCTAAAGCTGAAGAGCCTCATGAACCAGAATACTTAATCGTTGGTGAACCTTCTGAGCCTATTATTGCTGAAAATGTCCTTCGAAGAGTTGAAAttattcaaagaagaagaagagcaAGGGAAGTACTACTGCTTGAGTATACAACTGACAAATTTTTGTTAGTTGGAAATGCTTACCCTGTGCCATATAATTCTAAAGAAGTGGCAAACTTGCTAAAGTTTATGGAtctaaaaagaaaaggaaggatAGCACGTGGAGAGGTTGTAGATGAAGATTCTGATAGAGAGTTATTcggagatgatgaagaagaagaggaagatgaTTCtaatgataaagatgataaaactgatgataaATCTGACAAAGATGACAAAGGCGATGACAACAATGATCAAGGTGCTTCGGGATTATTAATCAGTGAACCAAATGTTCAAGAAAGAGTGGATGAGCTGATGAATAATGAAATAAATGAGCAAGAGGATGAAGTTGATCATGAAACATCATCGTCTGGAAAACAACCTGTTGATCAGGTATTTCTTTCTAACCCTACTGTCATTTTCTTATCTGGTAAACAACAAGGAGAGGTAGAGGTTAAAAGAACTCGGGCTGAAATGTTAGAGGAGTTGGGTTTGGAAGATGGAAAATTTAAATTTGATATTGAAGACGAAATTCCTCACTCACCTGCAAAAGATTTCGAGCCTAGATATCCTCATGAAGCTGATCATTATGATGAAGTGATGATTGAAAGCGCATCTGATTCAGAAGAAGACAGTGTGGATTTTCATTATGAAG GAAAAGAATGA